From a region of the Spirochaetota bacterium genome:
- a CDS encoding ABC transporter ATP-binding protein: protein MNAITIRNLSKVYANGTVALKNIDLDVAAGDFFALLGANGAGKTTMIGILIGLVNKTSGKVEIFGNDLDNRHRRAKIRKSIGVVPQEINFSIFEKVNDILVIQAGYFGISRRMAIAESEIILKKLGLWEMRHMQSRTLSGGMKRRLLIARALIHRPKLLILDEPTAGVDVELRHSMWDYLRELNQNGTTILLTTHYLEEVEQMCRNAAIIKSGEIIHHDSVGHLIQSLDKVTYVITVKQMKPLDNVQNLNFVIVDDNSIEIELDRNESINDYIIQLSNLGIYVTDIRPKENRLEKMFLNTLKD, encoded by the coding sequence TTGAACGCTATTACAATTAGAAATCTATCCAAGGTTTATGCTAACGGAACTGTTGCCCTGAAGAATATAGATTTAGATGTGGCTGCCGGCGATTTTTTTGCCTTATTAGGCGCTAATGGCGCTGGCAAGACAACTATGATTGGCATTCTAATTGGGCTTGTGAACAAAACATCAGGCAAAGTTGAAATTTTTGGCAATGATCTGGATAATAGACATCGTAGAGCAAAAATTAGAAAGAGTATTGGTGTTGTCCCTCAAGAGATTAATTTTAGTATCTTTGAAAAGGTGAATGATATTTTGGTCATCCAGGCTGGATATTTTGGCATCAGCAGGAGGATGGCGATTGCTGAATCAGAGATTATTCTTAAAAAACTCGGGTTATGGGAAATGCGCCATATGCAATCCAGAACCTTATCAGGAGGTATGAAGCGCCGTTTGTTGATTGCCAGAGCCCTGATCCATAGACCAAAACTACTTATACTAGATGAGCCGACTGCGGGTGTTGATGTTGAACTTAGACACAGCATGTGGGATTATTTACGCGAACTGAACCAAAATGGCACTACAATCCTGCTGACAACGCATTATCTGGAAGAGGTTGAGCAGATGTGCCGTAATGCAGCAATCATTAAAAGTGGAGAAATCATCCATCATGATAGTGTTGGTCATCTCATACAATCGCTGGATAAAGTTACTTATGTGATCACAGTAAAACAGATGAAACCGCTGGATAATGTCCAGAATCTAAATTTTGTAATTGTTGATGATAACTCTATTGAGATTGAATTGGATAGGAATGAGTCTATAAATGATTATATTATTCAACTATCCAATTTGGGGATTTATGTTACTGATATACGACCTAAAGAGAATCGATTGGAGAAGATGTTTTTAAATACACTTAAAGATTAG
- a CDS encoding ABC transporter permease has product MSLGEQIIALVTILRREVIRLIRIWMQTLLPPVITQTLYFIIFGKFIGSRIGDIHGISYMSFIVPGLVMMAVINGSYVNVVSSFFSSKFQRSIEELLVSPTPNWVIIGGFVFGGVLRGLFVGAIVFAISVFFTQPSIYNINIIALFILLTSIVFALGGLLNGILAMKFDDVSIFPTFVLTPLIYLGGIFYSIHSLPEFWQRLSRLNPILYMVNGFRYGFHGFSDVNVITSVVILLLFAVIFTSINLFLLSKGIRLRS; this is encoded by the coding sequence ATGAGTTTAGGTGAACAGATTATCGCCCTTGTGACTATATTAAGAAGGGAAGTAATTCGTCTAATACGGATATGGATGCAGACATTATTGCCGCCTGTGATAACACAAACCCTGTATTTTATAATCTTTGGAAAATTTATTGGCTCTCGAATTGGAGATATACATGGTATAAGCTATATGTCATTTATTGTACCAGGGCTTGTCATGATGGCGGTTATCAATGGGTCATATGTGAATGTGGTCAGCTCATTCTTCAGCTCAAAATTTCAGAGAAGTATTGAGGAGTTGTTGGTGTCACCCACACCCAATTGGGTCATCATAGGGGGATTTGTCTTTGGCGGGGTGTTGCGCGGATTATTTGTCGGAGCCATTGTTTTTGCTATATCAGTATTTTTCACTCAACCGAGTATCTATAATATTAATATCATAGCCCTCTTTATCTTACTAACCTCAATCGTCTTTGCCTTAGGCGGATTGTTAAATGGAATACTTGCCATGAAGTTTGATGATGTGTCTATTTTCCCAACCTTTGTTCTGACTCCATTGATTTATCTGGGAGGGATATTCTATTCTATTCACAGTCTTCCGGAATTTTGGCAGAGGTTATCTCGGCTAAATCCGATTTTGTATATGGTTAATGGATTTAGATATGGATTTCATGGGTTTTCTGATGTGAATGTTATAACAAGCGTTGTGATTTTACTTCTTTTTGCGGTAATTTTTACGAGCATTAATCTGTTTTTATTATCAAAGGGAATAAGATTAAGGTCTTGA
- a CDS encoding sugar phosphate isomerase/epimerase has translation MVVIGGRAHNIEEIHEVGNLEYPYAEISLDDPEEVSRQLDELLELKKKYHIYYLAHYPNEGNPVDTKALEERFIPKMKRLIELSRELYIHKGTIHFWMDKRWAEPSLISAKIKLLSGLVEYAKQNKVVLCIENLTEGYESFSTAFDAIPDLRMTMDIGHGELLSKENTSFGFMQNVFHKIDHIHVNDNHGGTSVKDDLHLALGDGIVDYPSILSMLKGKNYNSTITMEVKPSDMPRTMSLLEKHIY, from the coding sequence ATGGTTGTCATTGGAGGAAGGGCTCATAACATTGAAGAGATACATGAGGTGGGAAATCTTGAGTATCCCTATGCTGAGATATCTTTGGATGATCCGGAGGAGGTCTCTCGGCAATTGGATGAGTTATTGGAATTAAAGAAGAAGTACCATATCTATTATCTTGCCCACTATCCCAATGAGGGTAATCCTGTTGATACAAAGGCTTTAGAAGAGAGGTTTATACCGAAGATGAAAAGGCTTATTGAGCTTTCCAGGGAGCTATATATTCATAAGGGCACAATTCACTTCTGGATGGATAAGAGATGGGCAGAACCATCGCTCATATCAGCAAAGATTAAACTCTTATCGGGGTTGGTAGAATATGCGAAGCAGAACAAGGTGGTGCTATGCATTGAAAATCTAACTGAAGGTTATGAGAGCTTTTCTACAGCCTTTGACGCAATCCCAGACCTCAGAATGACCATGGATATAGGTCATGGAGAATTGCTATCAAAAGAAAACACCTCCTTCGGCTTCATGCAAAACGTATTTCATAAGATTGATCACATACATGTTAATGACAATCATGGCGGCACAAGCGTAAAGGATGATCTTCATCTTGCTCTGGGCGATGGGATAGTCGATTATCCTAGTATATTATCCATGCTGAAGGGGAAAAACTATAATTCTACTATTACTATGGAAGTTAAGCCATCCGATATGCCTCGAACCATGTCACTTCTTGAGAAGCATATCTATTAA
- a CDS encoding SRPBCC family protein: MILLNRLCLLTSLLCFVALDISLYAESKEMKLSQHKNEDKATASETTIKPDTKIIIEDLKNDEGIKGIRSTFLVKARLKDVWKWIRDVDYLPELFPAVKKVTLVQQVSANTIIWEYQFESAMGKKVLNVKRSIDDDNYQVKWKRTKGDMKYYAGGWNIKSSQKYSGWVEVQYSNFINAGTFIPYFLVKRNSKKNAEVMVHRLREFVGEGVPLQ; this comes from the coding sequence ATGATATTGTTAAATAGATTATGTTTGCTAACATCTCTTTTGTGCTTTGTGGCCTTGGATATCTCTCTTTATGCCGAGAGTAAGGAAATGAAATTGAGTCAACATAAAAATGAGGACAAAGCGACAGCAAGCGAAACAACTATTAAGCCGGATACTAAAATTATAATCGAAGATTTAAAAAATGATGAAGGCATAAAGGGTATCAGGTCGACATTTTTAGTAAAAGCTAGGCTTAAGGATGTGTGGAAATGGATTCGGGACGTTGACTACTTGCCTGAGTTGTTCCCTGCTGTAAAGAAAGTGACATTGGTTCAGCAGGTCAGTGCAAATACTATTATATGGGAATACCAATTTGAATCTGCCATGGGCAAAAAGGTGCTTAATGTTAAGCGTTCAATAGATGATGATAATTATCAGGTAAAATGGAAACGCACTAAGGGAGACATGAAGTATTATGCAGGTGGATGGAATATTAAATCATCCCAAAAGTATTCCGGTTGGGTTGAGGTGCAATATTCAAATTTCATAAATGCCGGTACTTTTATTCCATATTTCCTCGTTAAGAGAAATAGCAAAAAGAATGCGGAAGTGATGGTGCATAGACTGCGTGAATTTGTAGGTGAAGGTGTCCCGCTTCAATGA
- the pssE gene encoding PssE/Cps14G family polysaccharide biosynthesis glycosyltransferase, with protein MIFVITGTEKFPFDRLIQEVDSLKSDNILKDDVYVQLGSCKYEPIHCAWDRYITFNEMRNNIQKAETVIAHAGAGTTLLCLELGKTPIIVTRLKKYGEHLDDHQVPFARMMQKLNYVIVAYEVGDLRDCIENLNAYSSSVTQFTKDNTKLVNHLNSLIQA; from the coding sequence ATGATTTTTGTAATTACAGGAACAGAAAAGTTTCCTTTTGATCGTCTCATTCAAGAGGTTGATTCATTAAAGTCAGATAATATACTTAAGGATGATGTCTATGTACAATTAGGATCATGCAAGTATGAACCTATCCACTGTGCATGGGATCGATATATTACTTTTAATGAAATGAGAAATAATATCCAGAAAGCAGAAACAGTAATTGCTCATGCAGGCGCTGGAACAACCCTATTATGTTTAGAATTAGGGAAAACACCAATTATTGTTACTAGACTGAAAAAGTATGGAGAGCATCTGGATGATCATCAAGTGCCATTTGCGCGGATGATGCAAAAGTTGAATTACGTGATTGTAGCTTATGAGGTAGGTGATTTAAGAGATTGTATTGAAAATCTAAATGCTTATAGTTCATCAGTGACACAATTTACTAAGGACAATACAAAGTTAGTAAATCACCTAAATTCCTTGATTCAGGCTTGA
- the pssD gene encoding PssD/Cps14F family polysaccharide biosynthesis glycosyltransferase yields the protein MTKLALIASSGGHLFQLYSLKEFWSDKEHFWVSFPTQDAEYLLKDERVYWAYYPTNRNVINLIRNIFLALKLLRKERPNAIISTGAGVAVPFIFIGKILGIKTIYIESITRNQEFSMSAYLVYPYVDNLLVQWQELADKYKKAQYHGRVI from the coding sequence TTGACAAAATTAGCTTTAATAGCCTCATCAGGTGGTCATCTTTTTCAATTATATAGTTTAAAAGAATTTTGGAGTGATAAAGAGCATTTCTGGGTAAGTTTTCCTACCCAGGATGCAGAATATCTCTTAAAGGATGAACGTGTTTATTGGGCATATTATCCAACAAACAGAAATGTTATAAATCTGATTCGTAATATATTCCTTGCTCTTAAATTATTAAGAAAAGAACGACCAAATGCTATCATTTCAACTGGAGCAGGCGTCGCTGTTCCATTTATTTTCATTGGGAAAATATTAGGGATCAAAACCATTTACATCGAATCTATTACGAGAAATCAAGAGTTTTCAATGTCAGCGTATTTAGTCTATCCATATGTTGATAATCTATTGGTTCAATGGCAAGAATTGGCGGACAAGTATAAAAAAGCTCAATACCATGGACGTGTAATATGA
- a CDS encoding glycosyltransferase family 2 protein: MLSIIIVNYKTSRDISICLESIVENERNYSNYEFIIVDNNSDDSGLKNISENYNFVNIIYAPKNGGFAYGNNIGIKASSGDCILLLNPDTYIIENNSIEKLYNHLKQNHDINFIGPQLLYPDKSNQSYYHPKSNLTLWRLFCERLFLHRMLSNSKLFNSYFMTYMDYKKPKYVEQINGAAFMFKRDVIDKIGLLDENYFMYFEESDYCLQAIKNGYRLLYYPYSRIIHKGGLIAESNWVRSTRDYIISFKYYFKKNYNNSVYFIAMLLFFIGTMIRIITLWLKGNKKYSYYLFYLKYLFKT; the protein is encoded by the coding sequence ATGCTTAGTATAATAATAGTCAACTACAAAACCTCAAGAGATATTAGCATCTGCTTAGAATCAATAGTAGAGAATGAGAGAAATTATTCAAACTATGAATTCATAATTGTGGATAACAATTCAGACGATTCGGGACTAAAGAACATAAGTGAAAATTATAACTTTGTCAACATAATTTATGCACCTAAGAATGGGGGATTTGCGTACGGCAATAATATTGGCATTAAAGCTTCTTCTGGTGATTGCATATTATTGCTAAATCCGGATACATATATTATTGAGAATAATAGCATTGAGAAATTATACAATCATTTAAAACAGAATCATGATATAAATTTTATTGGCCCACAGCTATTGTATCCTGATAAAAGTAATCAATCCTATTACCATCCCAAATCCAATTTAACGCTATGGAGATTATTCTGTGAAAGATTATTTTTGCATAGAATGCTGAGTAACTCAAAACTCTTTAACTCATATTTTATGACATACATGGATTATAAAAAACCAAAATATGTAGAGCAGATTAATGGCGCAGCCTTTATGTTTAAACGAGATGTTATTGATAAAATTGGATTACTAGACGAAAATTATTTTATGTATTTTGAAGAGTCTGACTATTGCCTACAAGCAATAAAAAATGGTTATCGATTGCTTTATTATCCCTATAGTAGAATAATCCACAAAGGTGGTTTAATTGCTGAATCTAATTGGGTAAGATCCACAAGGGATTATATAATATCATTTAAATACTATTTCAAAAAAAATTACAATAATTCCGTCTATTTTATTGCTATGTTACTTTTTTTTATTGGCACTATGATAAGGATAATTACTCTATGGTTAAAAGGCAATAAAAAATATAGTTACTACTTATTTTATTTAAAATATTTATTTAAAACATGA
- a CDS encoding FAD-dependent oxidoreductase — protein sequence MKRIATADILICGGGIIGLTITRELLKKGYENIVLIDKEEEIGLHASGRNSGVLHAGIYYTPDSLRARSCLRGNLLMKEYCRGKDLPLLESGKVIVAKNESEIAVLNELFYRAQENGARVKLIDERELKEIEPYARTCGIALFSEYTAVVDPKKILTSLYNDLTSSSIVKILLGIQFKHVKGDDIAVTNKGEIKFNMFINAGGAYSDIISYDFGVGLNYKLIPFKGIYKKLSNKKASSIKGNIYPVPDIRNPFLGVHYTKNVSGDVYIGPTAIPAFGRENYGIVKGIDIEAFEISLREACLFFTNPKFRKIALIEPKKYYPPFFYRDARSLVKGIEPEDIESTKKRGIRPQLVDWSQKELITDFMVLKDGNSVHILNAISPAFTSSLDFAKFVIEEYVQN from the coding sequence ATGAAAAGAATAGCTACAGCAGATATTTTAATATGTGGAGGGGGTATAATCGGCCTTACTATTACAAGGGAATTATTGAAAAAAGGGTATGAGAATATTGTATTGATAGATAAAGAAGAAGAAATTGGATTGCATGCCTCTGGGAGAAATAGTGGGGTATTGCATGCTGGTATATATTACACTCCTGATAGCTTGAGAGCGAGGTCGTGTTTAAGGGGCAACCTTTTAATGAAGGAGTATTGTAGAGGGAAGGATTTACCATTGTTAGAGTCAGGGAAGGTTATCGTTGCCAAGAATGAGAGTGAGATAGCTGTATTAAATGAACTCTTTTATAGAGCTCAGGAGAATGGAGCAAGGGTTAAACTAATTGATGAGAGGGAGCTTAAGGAGATAGAACCATATGCTAGGACATGTGGAATAGCCCTTTTCTCAGAATATACTGCTGTAGTGGATCCAAAAAAAATATTGACCAGCCTTTATAATGATCTCACCTCTTCATCAATAGTAAAGATATTATTGGGAATCCAATTCAAACATGTTAAAGGTGATGATATCGCTGTAACAAATAAAGGGGAGATAAAATTTAATATGTTTATTAATGCTGGAGGAGCCTATAGTGATATAATTTCTTATGATTTTGGGGTCGGATTAAATTATAAGTTGATACCCTTTAAGGGAATTTATAAAAAATTGAGTAATAAAAAGGCAAGTTCAATCAAAGGGAACATATACCCTGTGCCAGATATTAGGAATCCTTTTTTGGGAGTTCATTATACTAAAAATGTCAGTGGTGATGTTTATATTGGACCTACGGCCATTCCAGCCTTCGGAAGAGAAAATTATGGAATAGTGAAGGGTATAGACATTGAGGCCTTTGAAATATCACTTCGGGAGGCTTGTCTCTTTTTTACGAATCCGAAGTTCAGGAAGATCGCCTTAATAGAACCAAAAAAGTATTACCCGCCATTTTTCTATCGCGATGCTCGAAGTCTTGTAAAGGGGATTGAGCCAGAAGATATAGAATCAACGAAGAAGAGAGGTATAAGGCCTCAACTTGTTGACTGGAGCCAAAAAGAGCTTATTACGGATTTTATGGTATTAAAAGATGGCAACAGCGTGCATATTTTGAATGCAATCTCTCCAGCATTCACAAGTTCCCTCGATTTTGCCAAGTTTGTAATAGAAGAGTATGTACAGAATTGA
- the glnA gene encoding type I glutamate--ammonia ligase, which translates to MSSVAEVLSIIKKEDIKVIDLRFMDFPGLWQHFAIPAREVDEGMFEDGLGFDGSSIRGWQAINESDMLVMPVAESAFIDPFLEHKTLVMICNIADPVTGEDYTRDPRNIAKKAENYLTGQGIGDVAYFGPEAEFFIFDDIRFDQNEHEGYYFIDSVEGRWNTGRVENPNLGYKPRYKEGYFPVPPTDSLQDIRSEMMLILESLGIEIEAQHHEVATGGQGEIDMRFSPLVEMGDKLLKYKYVIKNVARKYNMTVTFMPKPLFNDNGTGMHTHMSIWKDGKNLFAGNGYAGMSEVAMYAIGGILKHAPALLAFTNPTTNSYKRLVPGFEAPVKLAYSSRNRSAAVRIPMYSQSEKAKRFEFRCPDPSCNPYLAFSAMLMASIDGILNKIEPGSPLDKNIYDMPPEELAEVPTTPGSLRESLAALENDHEFLLKGDVFTRDVIETWISYKMENEVQALDLRPHPWEFAMYYDI; encoded by the coding sequence ATGAGTAGTGTAGCTGAAGTACTTAGTATAATTAAGAAGGAAGATATAAAGGTAATCGATCTTAGATTTATGGATTTCCCTGGCCTCTGGCAGCATTTTGCTATTCCAGCGCGGGAAGTAGATGAAGGTATGTTTGAGGATGGCCTTGGATTTGATGGTTCCAGTATAAGGGGTTGGCAGGCAATAAATGAGTCGGATATGCTTGTCATGCCTGTTGCAGAATCTGCCTTTATTGATCCATTCCTCGAGCATAAAACCCTTGTGATGATATGCAACATTGCAGACCCAGTCACAGGGGAGGATTACACTAGAGATCCTAGAAATATTGCTAAAAAGGCTGAAAACTATTTGACAGGTCAGGGTATTGGAGATGTCGCCTATTTTGGCCCTGAGGCTGAATTCTTTATATTCGATGATATCAGATTTGATCAGAACGAGCATGAAGGATATTATTTCATCGATTCAGTTGAAGGGAGATGGAATACCGGTCGTGTAGAAAATCCGAATCTTGGTTATAAACCAAGATATAAGGAGGGATATTTCCCGGTACCTCCAACGGATAGTCTTCAGGATATTCGAAGCGAAATGATGCTCATATTAGAAAGTCTTGGCATTGAGATAGAGGCTCAGCATCATGAGGTTGCCACAGGCGGTCAGGGTGAGATCGATATGAGATTCTCGCCACTTGTGGAGATGGGCGATAAACTACTGAAATATAAGTATGTTATCAAAAATGTGGCAAGAAAATATAATATGACTGTCACATTTATGCCTAAACCACTCTTTAATGATAATGGAACCGGAATGCATACACATATGTCGATCTGGAAGGATGGCAAGAATTTATTCGCTGGGAACGGATATGCAGGGATGTCAGAAGTTGCGATGTATGCCATAGGCGGCATATTAAAGCATGCTCCAGCATTGCTAGCATTTACTAATCCCACGACCAATAGCTATAAAAGGCTTGTGCCAGGTTTTGAGGCGCCTGTAAAGCTGGCATACTCCAGCAGAAACAGAAGCGCTGCTGTGAGGATACCTATGTATTCACAATCAGAGAAGGCAAAGCGATTTGAGTTCAGGTGCCCTGACCCAAGTTGTAATCCATATCTTGCATTTTCAGCAATGCTGATGGCTTCTATTGACGGCATTCTGAATAAGATTGAACCAGGATCGCCTTTAGATAAGAACATTTATGATATGCCTCCTGAAGAATTGGCAGAGGTGCCAACTACTCCCGGATCTTTAAGAGAATCATTGGCAGCACTTGAGAATGATCATGAATTTCTTTTAAAGGGGGATGTTTTTACAAGAGATGTAATAGAGACCTGGATCTCATATAAAATGGAGAATGAAGTACAGGCGCTTGATCTTCGTCCTCATCCATGGGAATTTGCGATGTATTACGATATCTAA